The Candidatus Latescibacter sp. sequence AGGATTCACAGGATCAGGAACAAATATAAATGAAATCATGTAAAATCTTGTAAATCCTGTCAAAAAAGCAGTTCGATTTGTGTTTTGGAGCGATACCTTGACTTCCTGCGCCGTCTTCCGTAGATTATGGCAGGAGAAAGGAAGCATGAAGAATCGAACAGGAATAGCTATTTCCCTTGGTATTCTCTGCATCGCATCCGGCTTTGCCGGAGTTATTACCGGCTGCGGGCCGACCGTTGAAAAAGGTCCCCGGATTTTCGTGTACCGCCTGGCTTCCGATCCGCCATCGCTCGACCCAATCCACACCACCGATACATCTTCCGCGACAATTGTGTTCCGTATCTTCGAAGGGCTGGTCGACCAGGACCCGGTGACTCTGGATGTGGTTCCGGCTCTGGCTGAACGGTGGGAGTTATCCTCCGATGGATTGACCTATACATTCCACCTGAAAAAGGGTGTAAAGTTCCATAACGGCCGCGAGGTGACCTCGGCGGATTTCCGGTACAGTTTCGAACGCTGCCTTACCCCGGAAAACCTTTCCGAGCGAAGCTGGGTGCTTGCGCCCATCAAAGGGGCGTCGGAAATGCTCGGCGGCAGGGCAAAAGAGCTTACCGGCATGGAAACGCCTGACGATTCCACGGTCGTATTGCGCCTGGTCAAACCGTTTGCCCCCTTCCTTTCCTATCTCTCCATGGAAGCGGGTCGTGTAACGGCCAGGGAGGGAGTGAAGGGCAAGGATTTTACTCCCATCGGCACCGGGCCGTTTCGGTTCCTCTCCTGGGAGCATGACATCCGGGTAAGCGTGGAGGCGTTTCCCGAATACCACGGGGCGAAATCGACCCTCCCGCGGGTGGATTACGAGGTAGTTCCGGACGTCGGGGTCGCTTTCCAGAAACTGGTGGTCGGCGAGGCCGACCTGGTGAATGAAACTCCCCCGGGACAGTTCAAACTTATTCAGAAGAAGTACGGGAAATTTGTCAGGACATGGCCTTACCTGCGGCTGGAATACATCGGGTTCAACCTTACAAGGCCTCCGTTCCGTGACAACCTCAAGCTGAGGCAGGCGCTCGCCTGGGCGGTTGACCGCAAGGCAATCGCCGACACTCTTTACGAGGGCGCCGCCATCCCCGCAACCACCATTCTTCCTCCGGGAGTCAAGGGCAAAGATGAAACAATAACCGGCTACGGGTATGATCCGGCCAAAGCCACCCTCCTTCTCACCGAAGCGGGGTATCCTGGTGGGAAGGGTCTTCCCCCGATCACCCTCTGGTACAATACCAACGAGATGCACCAGCTCATCGCACAGTATGTGCAGTCGGTGTTCAGGAATATCGGGGTAAATGTCCAGCTTAAAAGCATCGACTGGCCGGCCTACCTGAAAGCCTGCGACAATTTCGAGCCGGATATGTTCCGAATGGGATGGGTGGCGGACATCCCGGACGCCGACAACTTTTTCTATATCCTGCTCAATTCCGCGCAGAAGGGTGCGCCAGGGAATTATTCCGGATATTCCAATCCCGAATTCGACCGTCTCACCAATGAAGCCCGCCTCATCTCCGACCCGGAGCGCCGGATCGAGCTGTACAAAAAGGCCGACCGTCTCGCCACAGAGGATGCCTGCTGGATTCTCCTCATGTACCCCATGCAGCGGATTCTGTTCAACCCGGAGTACGAGGGACTGGTTCTCCCCAGGCAGGGGGATTTTCGGATTCCGCTGGAGAGGTTGAGATACCGTGTAGAGGAGAAGTGAGCAGGGAAAGCATGACTTGCATCCCGAACTGATTGAGAGTAATTTGTGATGTTGAGAAACAAATATACGAGAACACGCAAGATGGGTATTATGTCGCCAGCGTACCGGCTCTGAAAAGCTGACTCAGGCAAAAACGCTTGAGGAGTTGTATCCCCGCATTCGGGAAGTAATCGAATTGTGTATGGAAGAGGAAGAGCCGGCGAATCTTGAATTCGTTGTTTTATTAAGATTTTGATTTGAATTAAAAATTATTAAAAAAGACGTAAAGGGAAAATTCTATGAGAGGACCATTATTCAGTGAAAGAGAATTAGGGCCCCAACCTAGAAAAATTATTGAAATACCTGAAATTGTATGGAAAGGAATTGTATCAATAATTAATAGATACTGTGATAATGGTTATTTTGCTGAATATTTTCCACTTAAACAATGTAATGGGTCAAGGGCTGAAATCACTGGAACAAATAAAGAAGTATTAACTTATGATTTGCTTTCAATAAATCCTAATATTGAATCAATAGAATTAGATCATCCTCATGTTCCTGACTCCTATTCTATACTTGACTTGATTGAATATTGCCTAACTATAATCTCGAAGCCATTTTACGAAAGTGAACATGAGAAATACGGGCCTAAACACTATATTCATTTTTCAAAACAGGCTGGTATAC is a genomic window containing:
- a CDS encoding ABC transporter substrate-binding protein — translated: MKNRTGIAISLGILCIASGFAGVITGCGPTVEKGPRIFVYRLASDPPSLDPIHTTDTSSATIVFRIFEGLVDQDPVTLDVVPALAERWELSSDGLTYTFHLKKGVKFHNGREVTSADFRYSFERCLTPENLSERSWVLAPIKGASEMLGGRAKELTGMETPDDSTVVLRLVKPFAPFLSYLSMEAGRVTAREGVKGKDFTPIGTGPFRFLSWEHDIRVSVEAFPEYHGAKSTLPRVDYEVVPDVGVAFQKLVVGEADLVNETPPGQFKLIQKKYGKFVRTWPYLRLEYIGFNLTRPPFRDNLKLRQALAWAVDRKAIADTLYEGAAIPATTILPPGVKGKDETITGYGYDPAKATLLLTEAGYPGGKGLPPITLWYNTNEMHQLIAQYVQSVFRNIGVNVQLKSIDWPAYLKACDNFEPDMFRMGWVADIPDADNFFYILLNSAQKGAPGNYSGYSNPEFDRLTNEARLISDPERRIELYKKADRLATEDACWILLMYPMQRILFNPEYEGLVLPRQGDFRIPLERLRYRVEEK